In Natronomonas halophila, one DNA window encodes the following:
- a CDS encoding nitric-oxide reductase large subunit translates to MELRRATLAKAMAVVFVVNLVVMSAGALHAYENAAPVPEEIEGPEGPVVTDAEIQAGKAVFQRNGLMNHGSILGNGAYFGVDFTADALSLKVEFMRAFYADREYGAAYADLSAGEQATIDERVRADLDTRSYSAAEVHAHEQVRATYVARYHEGSERRGVPEGTIPTAEAAERFADFALWTAWISHTDRAGADGSYTNDWPYDPAAGNEPTGTTFTWSVVSVFLLVAALGAGVALYRSVELPEVDSGTAAGAPPPGDVDVTPSQLAALKYVLVAAGLFAAQTFLGALISHYYVERAGFFGLAEATGIDLFEWLPFLLARTWHIDLAIMWITTLWLGAGLFLAPLLTGYEPPKQGRYVTGLLGGLVAVVVGGLAGIWLGSHGFIDNWWLLGNEGLEYLEVGRLWQVALLGAMVGWLLLVARGFRPLLEREERFGLAHLTLFAGGSIGLLFVAGMLYTPETSMVMTEFWRWWVVHMWVEGAFEFFVVAVIAVLFVSMGLLSRESAEKAVAFQALFVMGAAVVGVGHHYWWTGHAEVWLPLGTVFSTLEFIPLVFVLFEAVNRYRELVATDGFAYRLPFCFVVASGFWNFVGAGAMGMFINLPVINYFQHGTYLTVAHAHAATFGAFGLLALGLAVYALQVTTRPEKWWPEPFRAAFWLWNAGLAVMVFVSLTPLGFLQLERSFTEGYAAARSIAFYEESLVQTLLWARVPGDTLVILGAVVFLGGAIRAYRYRREASEDAPEKLSERLD, encoded by the coding sequence CGGTTCGATTCTCGGCAACGGCGCCTACTTCGGCGTGGATTTCACCGCCGACGCGCTCTCGCTGAAGGTCGAATTCATGCGCGCGTTCTACGCCGACCGCGAGTACGGGGCGGCGTATGCAGACCTCTCAGCCGGCGAGCAAGCGACCATCGACGAGCGGGTGCGGGCCGACCTCGATACCCGGTCGTACTCGGCCGCTGAGGTCCACGCCCACGAGCAGGTTCGGGCGACCTACGTCGCCCGGTATCACGAGGGCAGTGAGCGCCGCGGCGTGCCCGAAGGGACGATACCGACCGCCGAGGCCGCCGAGCGGTTCGCCGATTTCGCGCTGTGGACGGCGTGGATTTCACACACCGACCGGGCGGGCGCCGACGGCAGTTACACCAACGACTGGCCCTACGACCCGGCGGCGGGCAACGAACCGACAGGCACCACCTTCACCTGGAGCGTCGTCAGCGTCTTCCTGCTCGTCGCGGCCCTCGGTGCCGGCGTCGCGCTGTATCGGTCGGTCGAACTCCCGGAAGTCGACTCTGGCACGGCCGCGGGCGCGCCACCACCCGGCGACGTCGACGTGACACCGAGCCAACTCGCGGCCCTAAAATACGTCCTCGTCGCGGCGGGGCTCTTCGCCGCCCAGACGTTCCTCGGCGCGCTCATCTCCCACTACTACGTCGAGCGGGCGGGCTTTTTCGGCCTCGCGGAGGCGACCGGCATCGACCTCTTCGAGTGGCTCCCCTTCCTGCTCGCTCGAACGTGGCACATCGACCTCGCAATCATGTGGATTACGACGCTATGGCTCGGTGCGGGCCTCTTCCTCGCGCCGCTTCTAACGGGCTACGAGCCGCCGAAACAGGGTCGATACGTGACGGGGTTGCTCGGCGGCCTCGTTGCCGTCGTCGTTGGCGGATTGGCGGGCATCTGGCTGGGCTCACACGGCTTCATCGACAACTGGTGGCTGCTCGGCAACGAGGGCCTCGAATATCTGGAGGTCGGCCGCCTCTGGCAGGTCGCCCTGCTGGGGGCGATGGTCGGGTGGCTCCTGCTCGTGGCGCGTGGCTTCCGGCCCCTGCTCGAACGCGAGGAACGGTTCGGCCTCGCGCACCTGACGCTGTTCGCGGGCGGCTCAATCGGCCTGCTGTTCGTCGCCGGAATGCTCTACACGCCCGAAACGAGCATGGTGATGACGGAGTTCTGGCGCTGGTGGGTCGTCCACATGTGGGTCGAGGGCGCCTTCGAGTTCTTCGTCGTCGCCGTCATCGCCGTGCTCTTCGTCTCGATGGGGCTGCTTTCCCGGGAGTCAGCCGAAAAGGCCGTCGCCTTTCAGGCGCTGTTCGTGATGGGCGCCGCCGTCGTCGGCGTCGGCCACCACTACTGGTGGACCGGCCACGCGGAGGTGTGGCTGCCGCTGGGGACGGTCTTCTCGACGCTGGAGTTCATCCCGCTCGTGTTCGTCCTCTTCGAGGCCGTCAATCGCTACCGGGAACTCGTCGCCACCGACGGCTTCGCCTACCGACTTCCCTTCTGCTTCGTCGTCGCCTCCGGCTTCTGGAACTTCGTCGGCGCCGGCGCGATGGGGATGTTCATCAATCTCCCCGTCATCAACTACTTCCAGCACGGCACCTACCTCACCGTCGCTCACGCGCATGCGGCCACCTTCGGCGCTTTCGGCCTGCTGGCGCTGGGACTGGCCGTCTACGCCCTGCAGGTGACGACCCGGCCCGAAAAGTGGTGGCCGGAACCGTTCAGGGCGGCCTTCTGGCTGTGGAACGCCGGCCTCGCGGTGATGGTCTTCGTCTCGCTGACGCCGCTGGGCTTTCTGCAACTGGAGCGGTCCTTCACCGAGGGGTACGCCGCCGCCCGCTCGATTGCCTTTTACGAGGAGTCGCTCGTCCAGACGCTGCTGTGGGCGCGCGTGCCGGGCGATACGCTCGTCATACTTGGCGCAGTGGTCTTCCTCGGCGGCGCGATACGGGCCTACCGCTACCGCCGGGAGGCAAGCGAGGACGCCCCCGAGAAACTCTCGGAACGTCTCGATTAG